In a genomic window of Salegentibacter salegens:
- a CDS encoding DUF3109 family protein, with protein sequence MFQIGKTIVSEEILTKDFVCNLSACKGACCVDGDAGAPVTPEERQILDEIYPKVKPYLRQKGIDAIEKQGTYITTDLDEIETPLIDGADCAYVTFDDNGIALCGIEEAYNQGDIDFKKPISCHLYPIRIQEYTEFSAVNYHKWQICDDACSLGAELQVPVYKFTKDALIRKFGEDWYNQLEAAAKDL encoded by the coding sequence ATGTTTCAAATAGGAAAAACCATAGTTTCAGAAGAGATCTTAACCAAAGATTTTGTGTGTAACCTCTCGGCCTGCAAAGGTGCCTGCTGTGTAGATGGCGATGCCGGTGCGCCGGTAACTCCAGAGGAACGTCAAATTCTAGACGAAATCTACCCAAAAGTAAAACCTTATTTGAGGCAAAAAGGAATAGATGCCATAGAAAAACAAGGCACTTACATCACCACTGATCTTGATGAAATTGAAACCCCGTTAATAGATGGCGCCGATTGTGCCTACGTCACTTTTGATGATAATGGCATTGCCCTATGCGGAATTGAAGAAGCTTACAACCAGGGCGATATTGATTTTAAAAAACCTATTTCCTGCCACTTATACCCCATAAGAATCCAGGAATACACAGAATTCTCTGCAGTAAACTATCATAAATGGCAAATTTGTGATGATGCCTGTAGCCTGGGAGCCGAACTTCAGGTGCCAGTTTATAAATTCACTAAAGACGCTCTTATAAGAAAATTTGGCGAAGATTGGTACAATCAATTAGAAGCAGCTGCAAAAGACCTTTAA
- a CDS encoding DUF4412 domain-containing protein, whose translation MKKLILLGCSLLLCISTTEAQFLKKLKEKVEKKVEHAVTENISDKAANEANKSLNKMWETNLKNSPIPMGANRVDISEVPQSYDFNWEYQLNMETKDGKVDMTYLLKEDAPYFGMRVPQAEGMFMVLDMDRKLTVMYLSSDDTNFITASKTNTEEEATNPYENSELKKIGTKNILGYECQGYETETEEHKFTFYLTREAPISFANMYSDKKSNIPKGWNADWLEDGDALMMEMLMVDKNNPDHNTNMRCTGLEKKSFTINKENYNALGTSK comes from the coding sequence ATGAAAAAACTCATCTTATTAGGGTGCTCTCTTTTACTTTGTATTTCTACTACAGAGGCCCAGTTTCTAAAGAAATTAAAAGAAAAAGTAGAAAAAAAAGTTGAACACGCAGTAACCGAAAATATTTCAGATAAAGCTGCTAATGAAGCCAACAAGTCCCTCAACAAAATGTGGGAAACCAATCTCAAAAACAGCCCTATCCCAATGGGCGCAAACCGTGTAGATATTAGTGAGGTTCCACAATCTTACGATTTTAACTGGGAATACCAGTTGAATATGGAAACTAAAGATGGAAAGGTAGATATGACTTACCTTCTTAAGGAGGATGCTCCCTATTTCGGAATGCGGGTGCCGCAAGCTGAAGGTATGTTTATGGTGCTGGATATGGATAGGAAACTCACAGTTATGTATCTATCTTCTGATGACACGAATTTTATTACCGCCAGTAAAACCAATACAGAAGAAGAAGCAACGAATCCTTATGAAAATTCAGAATTAAAGAAAATAGGGACAAAAAATATCCTGGGTTACGAATGCCAGGGTTATGAAACCGAAACAGAAGAACACAAATTCACCTTTTATCTTACCAGGGAAGCTCCCATTAGCTTCGCAAATATGTATAGTGATAAGAAAAGCAATATTCCAAAAGGTTGGAATGCAGACTGGCTGGAGGATGGCGATGCTTTAATGATGGAAATGCTAATGGTAGATAAAAATAATCCCGATCATAACACCAATATGCGATGTACCGGACTGGAGAAAAAATCTTTTACAATAAACAAGGAAAACTATAATGCCCTTGGCACATCGAAATAA
- a CDS encoding DUF4870 domain-containing protein, with the protein MENSETHHSHEANSTFDPKTIAIIAYLTIIGLVVAFVLNNDKKDEFAAFHIKQSLGLVIISLGLFIIGMIPILGWILSFLGSIFLLYLWIMGLINAVNHKTKTVPILGHQFEKWFANI; encoded by the coding sequence ATGGAAAATTCAGAGACACACCACAGCCACGAAGCGAACAGCACTTTTGATCCTAAAACGATAGCTATTATTGCTTATTTAACCATTATCGGCCTGGTGGTAGCTTTTGTTTTAAACAATGATAAAAAAGACGAATTTGCAGCATTTCATATTAAACAATCCCTGGGATTGGTAATAATTAGTTTAGGACTTTTTATAATTGGAATGATCCCAATTCTTGGATGGATTCTAAGTTTTCTCGGTTCAATTTTCTTGCTGTATTTATGGATTATGGGGCTTATTAATGCCGTTAATCATAAAACAAAAACGGTTCCCATTTTAGGGCACCAGTTTGAGAAATGGTTTGCCAATATCTAA
- a CDS encoding ribonucleotide-diphosphate reductase subunit beta, with protein sequence MSKQEPLLRDNKDRFVIFPVKHNDIWDAYKAIEANFWTSGQIDIQKDLLAWQELNDEKRLFLNKILCLILSSEKNLSGLTRKVSKKINFPEARSFLDLQLVMENTHTEAYSMCLNSLFNTTQQEEIFKEIEEIPATAAREEWIQKWSNSTSFAEKLVALATAKSIFSYSSFATIFWIKNCGLIPGLCYTYETIYRDKALHRDFTTQLFRDHLLEEISDKKIQQIIGEAVAIEKEFIAKYLPLDLIGLKTKSLTEYLEYEGRRLFTDLMLNRSLKEEHLAKENLVNKRAKDFSQTNKTDKDFNKISKKTDL encoded by the coding sequence ATGAGTAAACAGGAACCCTTGCTACGGGACAACAAAGACAGATTTGTAATATTTCCTGTGAAACACAACGATATCTGGGATGCCTATAAAGCTATTGAAGCTAACTTCTGGACTTCGGGACAAATAGATATTCAAAAAGATTTATTAGCCTGGCAGGAATTAAATGATGAAAAACGCCTGTTTCTAAATAAAATACTCTGTTTAATACTTTCTTCAGAAAAAAACCTAAGTGGGTTAACCAGAAAAGTTAGCAAAAAAATTAATTTTCCTGAAGCCCGATCCTTTCTCGATCTGCAACTCGTCATGGAAAATACACATACAGAAGCTTATAGTATGTGTTTAAATTCCCTTTTTAATACAACCCAACAAGAAGAAATTTTTAAAGAAATTGAAGAAATCCCTGCTACTGCTGCCAGGGAAGAATGGATACAAAAATGGTCAAACAGTACTTCTTTTGCTGAAAAATTAGTAGCTCTTGCCACAGCAAAAAGTATCTTTTCCTACAGTAGTTTTGCTACTATTTTCTGGATAAAAAATTGCGGTTTAATACCGGGGCTTTGTTACACCTACGAAACGATTTACCGGGATAAAGCCCTGCATCGCGATTTCACAACGCAATTATTTAGAGATCATCTTTTAGAGGAAATTTCAGATAAAAAAATACAGCAAATTATTGGTGAAGCCGTAGCTATAGAAAAAGAATTCATTGCTAAATATCTTCCTTTAGATTTAATTGGGCTAAAAACGAAATCTCTAACCGAATACCTGGAGTATGAAGGCCGAAGGTTGTTTACCGATTTAATGCTAAACCGAAGCTTAAAAGAAGAACATTTAGCGAAAGAAAACTTAGTAAATAAGCGAGCAAAAGATTTTTCTCAAACTAATAAAACAGATAAAGATTTTAATAAAATCAGTAAAAAAACTGATTTGTAG
- a CDS encoding deoxyguanosinetriphosphate triphosphohydrolase, giving the protein MNWEQLLSLKRFGDTHKRLRKEQNETRLGFEVDYDRIIFSSAFRSLQDKTQVIPLSKTDFVHTRLTHSLEVSVVGRSLGRLAGQKILEKHPQLEKSHAYRMNDFGAIVAAAALAHDIGNPPFGHSGEKAIGEYFSHGNGKRFKDELSPKEYQDLVKFEGNANGFKILTQNKPGIAGGLRLSYATLGAFIKYPKESLPHKPTQNIADKKFGFFQTEKEIFEEVATELGLLKTGKDGDVSYYRHPLAFLVEAADDICYTIIDFEDGINLGLIDEDYALEYLIKLVKDNINTGKYNSLTNTADRLSYLRALAINTLITEAVETFLKNEDAILAGNFHQGLLDKSKYEAQIDDIIKISIEKIYQSEEVISKEIAGYKMLSHLLDTYTEALLSHKAEENSNFNKLVLKSVPNLAYLQDENSVYRRLLEICSHTASLTDGFTVASFEKYKGGIKL; this is encoded by the coding sequence ATGAACTGGGAGCAACTTCTTTCCTTAAAACGTTTTGGAGACACTCATAAACGTTTACGAAAAGAGCAAAACGAAACCCGATTAGGTTTTGAGGTAGATTACGACCGTATTATTTTCTCATCGGCTTTTAGAAGTTTGCAGGATAAAACTCAGGTAATTCCGCTTTCTAAAACCGACTTTGTGCATACCCGCTTAACGCATAGCCTGGAAGTTTCAGTAGTTGGCCGATCTTTAGGTAGACTGGCAGGACAAAAAATTCTGGAAAAACATCCGCAACTTGAAAAAAGCCACGCTTATAGAATGAATGATTTTGGAGCTATTGTTGCCGCTGCGGCATTGGCTCACGATATTGGGAATCCGCCTTTTGGCCATTCAGGAGAAAAAGCTATCGGGGAATATTTTAGTCACGGTAATGGAAAACGCTTCAAAGATGAACTTTCCCCAAAAGAATATCAGGATCTTGTAAAATTTGAAGGGAACGCCAACGGTTTTAAAATCCTTACCCAAAACAAACCGGGCATCGCCGGGGGGCTTCGGCTTTCTTATGCTACTTTGGGAGCTTTTATAAAGTATCCTAAAGAATCTTTACCACATAAACCCACGCAAAATATAGCCGATAAAAAATTTGGGTTTTTCCAGACCGAAAAAGAAATTTTTGAAGAGGTTGCTACCGAACTCGGCTTACTAAAAACCGGAAAAGACGGCGATGTGAGTTATTACCGGCATCCGCTGGCATTCCTGGTAGAAGCAGCCGATGATATTTGTTATACCATAATAGATTTTGAAGACGGTATTAACCTGGGACTTATAGATGAAGATTATGCGCTGGAATATCTTATAAAACTGGTAAAAGACAATATAAACACCGGCAAATATAATAGCCTCACCAATACAGCAGATAGGTTAAGTTACCTAAGAGCCCTGGCCATAAATACATTAATTACCGAAGCGGTAGAAACTTTTTTAAAGAATGAAGATGCAATTCTTGCGGGAAATTTTCATCAGGGATTATTAGATAAGAGCAAATACGAAGCTCAAATAGACGATATTATTAAAATTAGTATTGAAAAAATCTACCAGAGTGAAGAGGTAATTAGCAAAGAAATTGCCGGCTATAAAATGCTTTCGCACCTTTTAGATACTTATACCGAAGCTTTACTTTCGCACAAAGCAGAAGAAAATTCTAATTTTAATAAACTGGTATTAAAATCGGTTCCAAATTTAGCTTATCTACAGGATGAGAATTCGGTTTACCGGCGCTTATTGGAAATTTGCTCGCACACCGCTTCGTTGACTGATGGTTTTACCGTTGCTTCTTTTGAAAAATATAAAGGAGGAATTAAATTATAA
- a CDS encoding DUF3078 domain-containing protein produces MKTKVLCLLACLIYLTTTANNSISDYYFDIYSDTIKPSDSIKVVQDTTEVDSIVVTFWTEKNEVGVNLSEVAFINWNAGGNNSISALVHGNVERNYKKDDLYWRNRGTVRYGINSQEGQKLRKTEDELRLNSSFGYRKDSVSNWFYSAKFNFNTQFTNGYKYPDTDSPISKFMAPGYLFLGIGTEYSDPVEDFMVYISPVTQKSTFVLDQRLANEGMFGVTGAVRDTLGNIIEEGENVRTEFGFLVTSDFSKEVFENVELDNQLSLYSDYLNKFGNIDVEWQLNVNLKVNDFIKANVGSHLRYDDDVKFKEDTNGDGELETTGPRVQFKQMLGVGLVYEF; encoded by the coding sequence ATGAAAACCAAAGTCTTATGTCTTTTAGCCTGTTTAATTTACTTAACAACAACCGCCAACAATTCCATTTCCGATTACTATTTTGACATTTATAGCGATACTATAAAACCTTCAGATTCTATTAAAGTGGTACAGGATACTACCGAGGTAGATTCTATTGTAGTGACGTTTTGGACAGAAAAGAATGAAGTTGGAGTGAACTTAAGCGAGGTTGCTTTTATTAACTGGAACGCCGGTGGGAATAATTCAATTTCGGCATTGGTACACGGTAATGTAGAGCGCAATTATAAAAAAGATGATCTTTATTGGCGTAACCGAGGCACAGTGCGGTATGGTATAAATTCCCAGGAGGGACAGAAGCTTAGAAAAACCGAAGATGAGTTGCGTTTAAATTCATCTTTTGGATATAGAAAAGATTCGGTTTCCAATTGGTTCTATTCAGCAAAATTCAACTTTAACACGCAATTTACAAACGGTTATAAATATCCTGACACCGATAGTCCTATCTCTAAATTTATGGCTCCTGGTTATTTATTTCTTGGTATTGGTACTGAATATTCAGATCCCGTAGAAGATTTTATGGTATATATTTCACCCGTAACGCAAAAATCAACTTTTGTACTCGATCAAAGATTGGCTAATGAAGGTATGTTTGGTGTTACTGGTGCCGTAAGGGATACACTAGGAAATATTATAGAAGAAGGGGAAAATGTGAGAACTGAATTTGGTTTTCTGGTAACCAGTGATTTTTCAAAAGAAGTTTTTGAAAATGTTGAGCTAGACAATCAATTAAGCCTGTATTCAGACTATCTCAATAAATTTGGGAATATTGATGTGGAATGGCAGTTAAACGTGAATCTAAAAGTAAACGATTTTATAAAAGCTAATGTTGGTTCTCATTTGCGTTATGACGACGATGTGAAATTTAAGGAAGACACCAATGGCGATGGAGAATTGGAAACCACAGGACCCCGCGTGCAGTTTAAGCAAATGCTGGGGGTGGGACTCGTCTATGAGTTTTAA
- the dxs gene encoding 1-deoxy-D-xylulose-5-phosphate synthase, whose product MNLKILEDINSPEDLRKLPAEKLQEISAALRKFIIDIVATKEGHLGASLGVVELTIALHYVFNTPQDLLVWDVGHQAYGHKILTGRRENFHTNRRLNGISGFPKREESEYDTFGVGHSSTAISAALGMAIASNLKGEFKKHHIAVVGDASIASGMAFEGLNHAGVTKANLLVVLNDNAIGIDPSVGALKQYLTKARVGFKPKQSNIIEALNFKYFGPVDGHDIAGLLEVFEQMKQIEGPKFLHVITIKGKGLKKAEEDQVKYHAPGKFKPDTGELLPYDTAGLPLKYQDVFGLTLVELAKNNEKIIGITPAMPTGSSLKFMMQAFPERAFDVGIAEQHAVTLSAGMATQGFKVFCAIYSTFLQRAYDQVIHDVAIQKLPVVFCLDRAGLVGEDGATHHGVFDIAYLRCIPNIIIAAPSDETELRNLLYTAQLDLKLPMAIRYPRGRGVKIDWETPFEEIEIGKARCLKEGDEIAVLSIGNMAQNAAEAIKNIKTEKIGHFDMRFVKPLDEELLHIIFKKHKAFITIEDGTVTGGFGSAILEFAAKHDYKAKIKNLGLPDEFIEQGNINELQEIAKISVEYIEEEIVSLLQNL is encoded by the coding sequence ATGAACCTCAAGATTTTAGAAGATATTAATTCACCTGAAGACCTGCGGAAACTTCCGGCTGAAAAGTTACAGGAAATTTCAGCAGCGCTCAGGAAATTTATTATAGATATAGTAGCTACTAAAGAAGGCCACCTTGGCGCCAGCCTTGGCGTGGTCGAATTAACAATTGCCCTGCATTATGTTTTTAATACTCCTCAGGATCTTTTGGTATGGGATGTAGGTCACCAGGCTTACGGCCATAAAATTTTAACGGGAAGGCGGGAAAATTTTCATACTAACAGAAGGCTAAACGGAATTAGCGGATTCCCAAAAAGGGAAGAAAGTGAATACGATACTTTTGGGGTAGGGCATTCTTCTACCGCGATCTCAGCAGCCCTGGGAATGGCTATAGCTTCAAACCTGAAAGGTGAATTTAAAAAACACCATATTGCGGTGGTGGGAGATGCATCTATTGCCAGTGGGATGGCTTTTGAAGGATTAAACCACGCGGGAGTAACAAAAGCCAATTTATTGGTGGTGCTCAACGATAATGCTATTGGGATAGATCCCAGCGTTGGCGCTTTAAAACAGTATTTAACTAAAGCGCGAGTTGGTTTTAAGCCCAAACAAAGCAATATTATTGAAGCGCTTAATTTTAAATATTTTGGGCCGGTAGATGGACACGATATTGCGGGATTGCTTGAAGTTTTTGAACAAATGAAACAAATTGAAGGTCCAAAATTCCTTCACGTAATTACCATTAAGGGGAAAGGTTTAAAAAAGGCTGAAGAAGACCAGGTAAAGTATCACGCGCCGGGAAAATTTAAACCCGATACCGGTGAACTTTTACCTTATGATACTGCCGGGCTCCCTTTAAAATACCAGGATGTTTTTGGACTTACTTTGGTAGAATTAGCCAAAAACAATGAAAAAATTATAGGAATCACGCCTGCAATGCCAACCGGGAGTTCTTTAAAATTTATGATGCAGGCTTTTCCAGAGAGGGCGTTTGATGTTGGTATCGCCGAGCAGCATGCAGTAACACTTTCTGCAGGAATGGCTACCCAGGGTTTTAAAGTTTTTTGCGCAATTTATTCAACTTTTTTACAGCGTGCTTACGACCAGGTGATTCACGATGTGGCCATCCAGAAATTGCCGGTAGTTTTTTGCCTGGATAGGGCCGGGCTGGTAGGGGAAGATGGCGCGACACACCACGGAGTATTTGATATTGCTTATTTAAGATGTATTCCAAATATTATAATTGCCGCGCCCAGCGATGAAACCGAACTTAGAAACCTGCTTTATACCGCCCAGCTTGATCTAAAACTCCCAATGGCGATAAGATATCCACGAGGGAGAGGCGTTAAAATAGACTGGGAAACACCTTTTGAAGAAATAGAAATAGGAAAAGCCAGGTGCCTGAAAGAAGGCGATGAAATAGCAGTTTTAAGTATTGGAAATATGGCGCAGAATGCAGCTGAAGCCATAAAGAATATAAAAACAGAAAAAATTGGGCATTTTGATATGCGTTTTGTAAAACCACTGGATGAAGAGCTACTGCATATAATCTTTAAAAAACACAAAGCCTTTATCACTATTGAAGATGGGACGGTAACTGGCGGCTTTGGGAGTGCGATTTTAGAATTTGCTGCAAAACACGATTATAAAGCTAAAATTAAGAATTTAGGTTTGCCAGATGAATTTATTGAACAGGGAAATATTAATGAATTACAAGAAATTGCGAAAATTAGCGTTGAATATATTGAGGAAGAAATAGTGTCTCTTCTTCAAAATCTTTAA
- a CDS encoding nucleoside deaminase: MLQPYNDKYFMRKALEEAEKAFERGEIPVGVVVVINNQIIARGHNLTETLNDVTAHAEMQAITAAASYLGGKYLKDCTMYVSLEPCQMCAGALYWSQISKLIFAAEDEQRGYRKTGVKLHPKTEVKTGILAKEASALLKRFFIEKRNLN, from the coding sequence ATGCTACAGCCATACAACGACAAATATTTTATGCGAAAAGCCCTGGAGGAAGCCGAAAAAGCTTTTGAAAGAGGCGAAATTCCGGTTGGGGTTGTAGTAGTAATCAATAATCAAATAATCGCTCGCGGACATAATTTAACCGAAACCCTTAACGATGTTACCGCTCATGCCGAAATGCAGGCCATAACCGCAGCTGCCAGTTACCTTGGCGGCAAATATCTTAAAGATTGCACCATGTACGTTAGCCTGGAGCCCTGCCAGATGTGCGCGGGTGCTTTATATTGGAGTCAGATTTCAAAACTTATTTTCGCGGCGGAAGATGAGCAACGCGGTTACCGAAAAACCGGCGTAAAACTGCATCCCAAAACCGAAGTAAAAACTGGGATACTAGCAAAAGAAGCTTCAGCATTACTAAAGCGCTTTTTTATAGAGAAGCGAAATTTAAATTAG